A genomic window from Camelina sativa cultivar DH55 chromosome 2, Cs, whole genome shotgun sequence includes:
- the LOC104721334 gene encoding non-lysosomal glucosylceramidase-like isoform X1, with translation MKNGHSESELQTQMIGNERLPKVTWQRKLNSNVKNPSEFKMSIRDLLHLFPIGYRLWRYTKEQAVKGKVSMYDMFKKRHVTGNHGVPLGGIGGGSIGRSYKGEFQQFKLFPKVCEETPILTNQFSVFVSRPGGMNYSTVLCPTKPESVNGKTEDLGIESWDWNMKGDKSMYHALYPRSWTVYNEPDPELSIVSRQVSPFIPQNYKESSLPVSVLKFTVSNLGKEEEATVTLVFTWENSVGGDSGLTGEHYNSTTMERDGVHAIALHHKTANEHPPVTYAIAAQETEDVHVSECPCFLVSGHSPKGITAKEMWDEIKKNKSFDGLNNEPGSPSRPGTSIGAAVAAKVNVPPGCDRTVTFSLSWDCPEVRFNEKTYHRRYTEFYGNLGDAAVEMARDALLNYVDWESQIEAWQSPILSDTTLPDWYRVTLFNELYYFNSGGTIWTDGLPPKENNERSKSLNTEQNNIVIDLFKKINAVCEQIHSPQYSNAEENIGQFIYLEGIEYLMYNTYDVHFYSSFALLSLFPKLALSIQRDFAATVLFQDPTKKQIMSSGEWVPRKLLGSVPHDIGLNDPWLELNEYNFFNTDRWKDLNAKFVLQVYRDVVATGDQGFAKAVWPSVYTAVAYLDQFDKDEDGMIENEGFPDQTYDAWSVTGVSAYCGGLWVAALQAASAFASIVGENAVAIYFNAKYEKAKSIYEKLWNGSYFNYDDSGKGSSSSILADQLAGQWYARACGLKPITKEEWVKKALETIYEFNVMKVRGGTRGVVNGMSPDGQVDTNSLVSKEVWAGTTYSVAACMIQEGERDKGFQTASGIYEAVWSDRGLSCSFQTPEAWNMNDEYRSLCYMRPLAIWAIQWALTRTGSFEEEKQKLVEGKEEESDLLLRQHKGFQDVARFVKIVPTSNEHRTRSLLQDTYEAVLNTLRL, from the exons ATGAAGAACGGTCACTCGGAAAGCGAACTCCAAACTCAAatg attGGAAATGAGAGACTTCCTAAAGTAACGTGGCAAAGGAAGTTGAACAGCAACGTAAAGAACCCTTCTGAGTTCAAGATGAGTATAAGAGATCTTCTTCATCTG TTTCCAATAGGCTACAGATTGTGGCGTTACACTAAAGAACAAGCTGTTAAAGGAAAA GTTTCGATGTACGATATGTTCAAAAAGCGTCATGTAACAGGCAACCATGGCGTCCCATTAGGTGGAATTGG tggaggaagcattggAAGGAGTTACAAAGGTGAATTTCAGCAGTTTAAGCTCTTTCCTAAAGTTTGTGAAGAAACTCCAATCCTCACAAACCAGTTCTCT GTTTTTGTTTCGAGACCCGGTGGGATGAATTATTCAACTGTTCTATGCCCAACAAAGCCAGAATCTGTAAA TGGTAAAACAGAGGATTTAGGAATAGAATCATGGGACTGGAACATGAAAGGGGACAAATCTATGTATCATGCTTTGTATCCGAGGTCTTGGACCGTTTACAACG AGCCTGACCCTGAACTAAGCATAGTTTCTCGTCAAGTTTCTCCCTTTATACCtcaaaattacaaagaaagCAGTCTTCCAGTATCGGTTTTAAAGTTTACG GTGAGTAACcttgggaaagaagaagaagcaacggTTACTTTGGTCTTTACTTGGGAG AACTCAGTGGGAGGAGATTCTGGGTTAACTGGAGAACACTACAACTCAACAACAAT GGAAAGAGATGGAGTTCATGCAATAGCTTTACATCACAA GACGGCCAATGAACACCCGCCAGTTACTTACGCCATTGCAGCgcaagaaacagaggatgttCATGTCTCGGAGTGTCCATGCTTCTTAGTTTCTGGTCATTCTCCTAAAGGAATCACAGCAAAAGAGATGTGGGATGAGATTAAAAAG AACAAATCGTTCGACGGGTTAAATAACGAGCCAGGCTCACCTTCGAGACCTGGAACATCCATTGGAGCAGCCGTAGCTGCTAAAGTGAATGTTCCTCCAGGTTGTGACCGTACTGTCACGTTTTCACTCTCATGGGACTGTCCTGAGGTGCGGTTCAATGAAAAGACTTACCACAG ACGATACACAGAATTCTATGGCAACTTAGGCGACGCAGCAGTGGAAATGGCTCGAGACGCTCTTCTAA ATTATGTTGATTGGGAGTCTCAGATTGAAGCTTGGCAAAGCCCTATTCTTTCAGACACTACACTTCCTGACTG GTACCGAGTTACTCTATTCAACGAACTTTACTATTTCAACTCCGGAGGAACTATCTGGACAG ATGGCTTGCCTCCCAAGGAAAACAATGAAAGAAGCAAGAGTTTAAATACAGAACAGAACAACATTGTTATAGACCtcttcaagaaaataaatgcGGTCTGTGAGCAGATTCATTCTCCTCAATACTCGAACGCGGAAGAGAACATTGGGCAGTTCATTTACCTCGAAGGAATTGAGTATCTAATGTACAACACTTACGACGTTCACTTCTACTCTTCATTTGCACTTCTTAGTCTCTTCCCTAAGCTCGCACTCAGCATCCAAAGAGACTTTGCAGCAACAGTTTTGTTTCAAGATCCCACCAAGAAACAGATCATGAGCTCTGGCGAGTGGGTTCCAAGAAAACTTCTTGGATCTGTTCCTCATGATATAGGTCTAAACGATCCGTGGCTCGAACTAAACGAATATAACTTCTTCAACACGGATCGTTGGAAAGACTTGAACGCCAAGTTTGTTCTTCAAGTCTACAGAGACGTGGTTGCCACCGGCGATCAGGGTTTTGCGAAAGCGGTTTGGCCGTCTGTTTACACAGCAGTTGCTTACTTAGACCAGTTTGATAAGGACGAGGACGGGATGATTGAAAACGAAGGGTTCCCGGATCAGACATACGATGCTTGGAGTGTTACAGGGGTTAGTGCTTATTGTGGCGGTCTCTGGGTTGCTGCTCTTCAAGCTGCGTCTGCGTTTGCTAGTATTGTTGGGGAAAACGCTGTTGCCATTTACTTCAATGCAAAGTATGAAAAGGCGAAAAGCATTTACGAGAAGCTATGGAACGGTTCGTACTTCAATTACGACGATAGTGGTAAGGGGTCTAGCTCCTCAATTCTTGCTGATCAGTTGGCTGGACAATG GTACGCGAGAGCATGTGGATTGAAGCCGATAACGAAAGAGGAATGGGTAAAGAAAGCACTCGAGACGATCTATGAGTTCAATGTGATGAAAGTGAGAGGAGGGACGCGTGGAGTAGTGAACGGGATGTCTCCGGATGGACAAGTGGATACGAACTCGTTGGTTTCAAAGGAGGTTTGGGCTGGGACTACTTACTCTGTTGCAGCTTGTATGATtcaagaaggagaaagagacaAAGGGTTTCAGACAGCAAGTGGAATCTACGAGGCTGTTTGGTCTGATCGTGGTCTCAg TTGCTCGTTTCAGACACCAGAAGCGTGGAACATGAATGATGAATACAGGTCTCTGTGTTACATGAGACCTCTTGCTATATGGGCTATACAATGGGCATTGACACGAACTGGATCgtttgaagaagagaagcaaaagtTAGtggaaggaaaagaagaagaaagtgatttGTTGTTAAGGCAACACAAAGGGTTCCAAGATGTGGCTCGTTTTGTGAAGATAGTACCGACGAGCAATGAACATAGAACTAGAAGCCTCCTCCAAGACACGTATGAGGCCGTCCTCAATACACTCCGCTTATAG
- the LOC104721334 gene encoding non-lysosomal glucosylceramidase-like isoform X2, with amino-acid sequence MKHLIGNERLPKVTWQRKLNSNVKNPSEFKMSIRDLLHLFPIGYRLWRYTKEQAVKGKVSMYDMFKKRHVTGNHGVPLGGIGGGSIGRSYKGEFQQFKLFPKVCEETPILTNQFSVFVSRPGGMNYSTVLCPTKPESVNGKTEDLGIESWDWNMKGDKSMYHALYPRSWTVYNEPDPELSIVSRQVSPFIPQNYKESSLPVSVLKFTVSNLGKEEEATVTLVFTWENSVGGDSGLTGEHYNSTTMERDGVHAIALHHKTANEHPPVTYAIAAQETEDVHVSECPCFLVSGHSPKGITAKEMWDEIKKNKSFDGLNNEPGSPSRPGTSIGAAVAAKVNVPPGCDRTVTFSLSWDCPEVRFNEKTYHRRYTEFYGNLGDAAVEMARDALLNYVDWESQIEAWQSPILSDTTLPDWYRVTLFNELYYFNSGGTIWTDGLPPKENNERSKSLNTEQNNIVIDLFKKINAVCEQIHSPQYSNAEENIGQFIYLEGIEYLMYNTYDVHFYSSFALLSLFPKLALSIQRDFAATVLFQDPTKKQIMSSGEWVPRKLLGSVPHDIGLNDPWLELNEYNFFNTDRWKDLNAKFVLQVYRDVVATGDQGFAKAVWPSVYTAVAYLDQFDKDEDGMIENEGFPDQTYDAWSVTGVSAYCGGLWVAALQAASAFASIVGENAVAIYFNAKYEKAKSIYEKLWNGSYFNYDDSGKGSSSSILADQLAGQWYARACGLKPITKEEWVKKALETIYEFNVMKVRGGTRGVVNGMSPDGQVDTNSLVSKEVWAGTTYSVAACMIQEGERDKGFQTASGIYEAVWSDRGLSCSFQTPEAWNMNDEYRSLCYMRPLAIWAIQWALTRTGSFEEEKQKLVEGKEEESDLLLRQHKGFQDVARFVKIVPTSNEHRTRSLLQDTYEAVLNTLRL; translated from the exons ATGAAACATTTG attGGAAATGAGAGACTTCCTAAAGTAACGTGGCAAAGGAAGTTGAACAGCAACGTAAAGAACCCTTCTGAGTTCAAGATGAGTATAAGAGATCTTCTTCATCTG TTTCCAATAGGCTACAGATTGTGGCGTTACACTAAAGAACAAGCTGTTAAAGGAAAA GTTTCGATGTACGATATGTTCAAAAAGCGTCATGTAACAGGCAACCATGGCGTCCCATTAGGTGGAATTGG tggaggaagcattggAAGGAGTTACAAAGGTGAATTTCAGCAGTTTAAGCTCTTTCCTAAAGTTTGTGAAGAAACTCCAATCCTCACAAACCAGTTCTCT GTTTTTGTTTCGAGACCCGGTGGGATGAATTATTCAACTGTTCTATGCCCAACAAAGCCAGAATCTGTAAA TGGTAAAACAGAGGATTTAGGAATAGAATCATGGGACTGGAACATGAAAGGGGACAAATCTATGTATCATGCTTTGTATCCGAGGTCTTGGACCGTTTACAACG AGCCTGACCCTGAACTAAGCATAGTTTCTCGTCAAGTTTCTCCCTTTATACCtcaaaattacaaagaaagCAGTCTTCCAGTATCGGTTTTAAAGTTTACG GTGAGTAACcttgggaaagaagaagaagcaacggTTACTTTGGTCTTTACTTGGGAG AACTCAGTGGGAGGAGATTCTGGGTTAACTGGAGAACACTACAACTCAACAACAAT GGAAAGAGATGGAGTTCATGCAATAGCTTTACATCACAA GACGGCCAATGAACACCCGCCAGTTACTTACGCCATTGCAGCgcaagaaacagaggatgttCATGTCTCGGAGTGTCCATGCTTCTTAGTTTCTGGTCATTCTCCTAAAGGAATCACAGCAAAAGAGATGTGGGATGAGATTAAAAAG AACAAATCGTTCGACGGGTTAAATAACGAGCCAGGCTCACCTTCGAGACCTGGAACATCCATTGGAGCAGCCGTAGCTGCTAAAGTGAATGTTCCTCCAGGTTGTGACCGTACTGTCACGTTTTCACTCTCATGGGACTGTCCTGAGGTGCGGTTCAATGAAAAGACTTACCACAG ACGATACACAGAATTCTATGGCAACTTAGGCGACGCAGCAGTGGAAATGGCTCGAGACGCTCTTCTAA ATTATGTTGATTGGGAGTCTCAGATTGAAGCTTGGCAAAGCCCTATTCTTTCAGACACTACACTTCCTGACTG GTACCGAGTTACTCTATTCAACGAACTTTACTATTTCAACTCCGGAGGAACTATCTGGACAG ATGGCTTGCCTCCCAAGGAAAACAATGAAAGAAGCAAGAGTTTAAATACAGAACAGAACAACATTGTTATAGACCtcttcaagaaaataaatgcGGTCTGTGAGCAGATTCATTCTCCTCAATACTCGAACGCGGAAGAGAACATTGGGCAGTTCATTTACCTCGAAGGAATTGAGTATCTAATGTACAACACTTACGACGTTCACTTCTACTCTTCATTTGCACTTCTTAGTCTCTTCCCTAAGCTCGCACTCAGCATCCAAAGAGACTTTGCAGCAACAGTTTTGTTTCAAGATCCCACCAAGAAACAGATCATGAGCTCTGGCGAGTGGGTTCCAAGAAAACTTCTTGGATCTGTTCCTCATGATATAGGTCTAAACGATCCGTGGCTCGAACTAAACGAATATAACTTCTTCAACACGGATCGTTGGAAAGACTTGAACGCCAAGTTTGTTCTTCAAGTCTACAGAGACGTGGTTGCCACCGGCGATCAGGGTTTTGCGAAAGCGGTTTGGCCGTCTGTTTACACAGCAGTTGCTTACTTAGACCAGTTTGATAAGGACGAGGACGGGATGATTGAAAACGAAGGGTTCCCGGATCAGACATACGATGCTTGGAGTGTTACAGGGGTTAGTGCTTATTGTGGCGGTCTCTGGGTTGCTGCTCTTCAAGCTGCGTCTGCGTTTGCTAGTATTGTTGGGGAAAACGCTGTTGCCATTTACTTCAATGCAAAGTATGAAAAGGCGAAAAGCATTTACGAGAAGCTATGGAACGGTTCGTACTTCAATTACGACGATAGTGGTAAGGGGTCTAGCTCCTCAATTCTTGCTGATCAGTTGGCTGGACAATG GTACGCGAGAGCATGTGGATTGAAGCCGATAACGAAAGAGGAATGGGTAAAGAAAGCACTCGAGACGATCTATGAGTTCAATGTGATGAAAGTGAGAGGAGGGACGCGTGGAGTAGTGAACGGGATGTCTCCGGATGGACAAGTGGATACGAACTCGTTGGTTTCAAAGGAGGTTTGGGCTGGGACTACTTACTCTGTTGCAGCTTGTATGATtcaagaaggagaaagagacaAAGGGTTTCAGACAGCAAGTGGAATCTACGAGGCTGTTTGGTCTGATCGTGGTCTCAg TTGCTCGTTTCAGACACCAGAAGCGTGGAACATGAATGATGAATACAGGTCTCTGTGTTACATGAGACCTCTTGCTATATGGGCTATACAATGGGCATTGACACGAACTGGATCgtttgaagaagagaagcaaaagtTAGtggaaggaaaagaagaagaaagtgatttGTTGTTAAGGCAACACAAAGGGTTCCAAGATGTGGCTCGTTTTGTGAAGATAGTACCGACGAGCAATGAACATAGAACTAGAAGCCTCCTCCAAGACACGTATGAGGCCGTCCTCAATACACTCCGCTTATAG